A genomic segment from Argonema galeatum A003/A1 encodes:
- a CDS encoding CapA family protein yields MRFTPLLIIFILLISGCDRKINPDSTLSAKTGVTEQPEAPQKPKAYTKEAKLIAVGDILMHMALTRSGYNPQKKTYNFDNFFKEVKPIISTGDWAIANLEIPVAGPELGYSEYPIFNAPAQIVDAAKGAGFNILTNANNHALDKGEKGIINTIKNIRSRGLPSVGTATSSKEAEKILIVKKNDISMAVMAYTFGTNGIPIPKGKNYLVSLIDENKIIKDIARAKKQGADAVTISLHFGDEYHRQPNAGQKQLVKKLIESGADIILGCHPHVVQPYQILKLRGKDGKPRTGVVIYSMGNFIAYQIGSYKDLGVIFSVNIRKRFPEKTIEITNVEAIPTWTHNYTLNNKLNFRVLPIEAVVTRKNDPLLPSTKYPVLKNQLLDMKRHLKSLSSDK; encoded by the coding sequence ATGAGATTCACACCACTACTGATAATTTTTATTCTGTTGATTTCTGGCTGCGATCGAAAAATTAATCCTGACAGTACTCTCAGCGCAAAAACTGGAGTCACCGAACAACCAGAAGCGCCTCAAAAGCCAAAAGCTTATACAAAAGAAGCGAAATTAATTGCTGTTGGCGACATTCTGATGCACATGGCGCTCACTCGCTCCGGTTACAATCCGCAAAAGAAAACCTATAACTTTGACAATTTTTTCAAGGAAGTCAAGCCTATAATCTCCACTGGCGATTGGGCGATCGCAAATCTAGAGATACCTGTAGCAGGCCCAGAATTGGGTTATTCAGAATATCCTATTTTTAATGCTCCAGCACAAATAGTCGATGCGGCCAAAGGCGCTGGCTTTAATATATTGACAAATGCCAATAATCATGCTTTAGACAAAGGTGAAAAGGGAATAATTAATACGATTAAGAATATTCGATCGCGTGGATTGCCTTCAGTCGGCACCGCGACTTCCTCCAAGGAAGCAGAGAAGATTTTGATCGTCAAGAAAAACGACATTTCGATGGCGGTTATGGCTTATACTTTTGGCACGAATGGCATTCCTATTCCCAAAGGTAAAAACTATCTTGTCTCGCTGATTGATGAAAATAAAATCATCAAAGATATTGCTAGAGCGAAGAAACAAGGAGCCGATGCGGTCACCATTTCCCTTCATTTTGGCGATGAGTATCACCGTCAACCTAACGCCGGACAAAAACAACTGGTCAAAAAGTTGATTGAATCAGGTGCTGATATTATTCTCGGCTGTCATCCCCATGTTGTGCAACCTTACCAAATATTAAAGTTACGCGGGAAAGACGGTAAACCTAGAACCGGAGTTGTCATTTATTCAATGGGAAATTTTATCGCTTATCAGATTGGTTCTTACAAAGATCTTGGGGTAATCTTTTCAGTGAATATTCGCAAACGCTTTCCCGAAAAAACTATCGAAATTACCAATGTCGAAGCGATTCCTACCTGGACTCATAATTATACACTTAATAATAAATTGAATTTTCGCGTTCTGCCCATTGAAGCAGTCGTGACTAGAAAAAACGATCCACTTCTACCAAGTACTAAGTATCCAGTTCTCAAAAATCAATTGCTTGATATGAAGCGTCACCTCAAATCCTTAAGCAGTGATAAATAG